The Verrucomicrobiota bacterium DNA window CATCCGGAGGTTGGCATCTTTGCGTAGGGGTGGCAAAGCGCGGGCGAACCAAGAGCCGATCTGCACCCAGAATTGGTCTCTCGAATAAAAGGCTAGGCCGAGGGTGCCCCGTGAGACTTTTTCGGCAAATGTGAAATTATTCCCGTTAATATCTGAGAACGCAAAATGCGCAAAATAAATATTTTTTAACCGCCAAGCAGACAGGGGTTTATCAGGATTTTCCTTTTCGAGTTTAGCCAGTCTCCGGGGTGGAGTGATCCCCTGACGGAAAAAGGTGAGTTGATAAGCGTAACTCCGTCCGCCGCCTTTTTCGCGCAGGTGCCCGGTGAAATACCACCATTCAGTCTGGAACTCATCATGGGTGCCATGGTCGCTCGGAAAGGTGTACTCCCATCCCGGCATGGCCAAGCGCCAGTCTTGCTCATCATAAACCGGCTGGATAGTCCCTGCCGGAGCAAATTGCGCGCAGAGTAGTAGCAGACACAGAGCGCGGAAAAATATGCCGGTGGGGATGAGCACCCTCCACGGGCGCGTACAGGCCTGACGGGCGCAAATTGTTTGAATAATGGGGAGGAATCGATTCATTCGGATTGGATACATTCTACAATTTTGAGTTTTGCAGCGCGCCGGGCGGGGATCAAGGCGGCAAGGGCGGAAATCATGATGACAGAAGGAATCGTCCAGAACAAGAGCCCGACGGGTAAGGCCCATTCGATCGTCCAGCGGAAAAAGGCGAGGTTAATGACGTAACAAAGGATAAAAGACAGGATCACCCCCGCGATCAATCCAGTGGCCCCGGAGGCAAATCCGAGCAGGGCGGCCTCAGTAATAATCAGTCGCTTCATCTGTGTCTGGCTGACTCCTATTGAACGCAGGATGCCCAGCTCGCGGGTGCGCTCCGACACGAGCACCGTGAGTGTCTGGAAAATCCCGAGTCCGGCAATCACCAGAGCAATGGTCCGCAGGACATAAGTAATAGCAAATGTCTGGTCAAAGATATCCAGGATTTTTGTTTTCAGTTCGCCATTCGAGTAAACCATGAGTTCGCCCTGTGGTGCAAATTGCCCGATGAGCATGGCCCTGATGGGTTCGAGCTTCGCAGGATCTTTGAGATAAAGCCCCATATTCTGCGGAAGGTAATCACCCCAGAGCTTTTTCATGAGGGATTCATCCATCAGGATGATCCCTAGTTCTGTCGTGTAATCACGGTAGCGGGAGATGATTTTGAGTTTCTTTTTTCCGGAAGGGGTATCGACGATGAGGATGTCCCCGCGTGTGACCTTAAATTTCCGGGCGAAAACGTCGGAGATGAGTACCCCGTCGCCCCGGGCGATTTGCTCCACCATGGCCTCGGCAGTGGTGTCGAGTAGGCGGAGGTTATTTTGCGCCGGTACTTGCCGCAGGGGTATGGCGGCTGCTTTGATGGTTTGCCCTGCGTAAGTGATTTTTTTCTCGGCGTAAGTATCCACGAGGCGGATATCGGGGTGTTTACGGAGTGTATCGACCATGGCCGGGGACAGGGAGGCACGGGGTCCGATCAAAAGCTGTGCTGAGGATGACACGAGGATATCGGCTTTTACAGTCTGGGCGATCCAGGCATCCACGGTGGAGCGGAAACTGTGGATCATGATGGAAACCCCGACCATCATGGAAAGGGCGGCCATTAATGCGGCCACGGCTACACTCGTCCGGTTCAGGGCCTGGGCAATTTGCCTTGCGGCCAATCCGGGTAGGAGCCAGCCTTTACCCAGGCAGAATCCGGAGATCAGGCCACAACCCGTTTTCAGGATCAGCGGACAGAAAAAAGCGACTCCCAGGATCAATGATAAGGCGGAGAAGAATCCCAGAGGCGGGTAAAAATAAAGGGCGCCCAAGGCACTCAGGCCGCTGATGATGCAGATGGCCAGACCTATTTCAAAAGACCGTCTTGCATTCAGTAGGCTGCGTTGGTGCAAATTGCCCGTGGCGAAACTCTCCGTGGGGGCGATTTGCGCCGCCTCACGTGCGGGGCCATAAGCCGACAGGAGGACCGCACCCATTCCGATAATGAATACCCCGGGATATAACCAGAAAGGAATCGTGAGTGTCTCGATACTCACGGTCAGGTAGAGGGAACGGATCGTTTGTGCGACGGCACCCGTTAATGAATGGGCGATGCCCAGGCCTAAGGCCCAACCGAGGATGATCCCGATAAAGCCTAGGATGGCCGCCTCAGCCAGGAATAACGTTTGGACATCGGACGAGGACATGCCACACGCCCGGAGGATCCCGATTTCCTTGCGTCGCCTGACGACGGAAGTGGTCATGGAGTTATAGATGAGGAACATTCCCACGACCAAGGAAAGCAGGGAAAGGGCCGTGAGATTCAGCTGGAATGCCCAGAGCATTTTCTCGACTTTATTGCCCCGGCGGTCAGGGGCTTGGATGATGATATTTTTCGGTAGGAAAGGGGTGATCTGGGTTTTGATCGAGTCGAGTCGCTCGCGCAATTTGCCCTCGGTGAGCCATTCATCCGTGCGGATATCGATCCGGTTAAGCAAGCCCACGGCATTAAAGAGTTCCTGAGCCGCGGCTATATCCATGATGGCGAGGTGTTCATCCGCCCCGATTGCGCCTTCGTCGGGGGTGAAAGTAGAGGCAATGAGTAGGGGGATGGTTTCTTGATTGACCAGGATATTGATCGTGTCCCCGGCTTTTAATCCGCGTTTGTCAGCCATGGATTGAGTAATGGAAATGGAGCGGTGGTTTTTGAGGAGGGTTTCCAGTGAGGAAATCTCGAACCCGGCGGAGCCCGGTTTCCCGTCTTTGAAATCAAAGGGACGGAATGCTTGGTTACTGAAAATGTCGATCCCGAGGATGCGCAGGTATGTCGAGGGTTGGGGTGGTTTATTGGATTCGGGGGACTCCATCACAGCACAGACTTCTTCGATCGTGGCGGTCGCAGCCGAGACTCCTTCGGTGGCCATGACGGTCTCCATGGCTTTCTCATCGAAACGCCCGAGTGTGCCGATGATCTCGAGCTGGGACTTTCCGGCGACCACGTCCAGGGTATTCCTAAAGGCACGCAGGCTTGACTCGTTAGCGATCTGGATACTCAGGAAAACGGCGACCCCGAGGGCGACCCCGGTAATATTCAAGATCGCGAGCCCCGGGTGACGGAGTAATTGTCTCAAGATAAGGGTGGAGAAAAACCAGCGCATGGATTAAGGGGTGTGGTCGGAGGTGATTTGGCCGTCACTCATCTGGATCTGGCGGCGGGCACAAGCGGCCACCTCGGGACTATGAGTGACGAGAATGAGGGTCGTGTCTCCGGTCCCAGCGATTTCCTGGAAAAGGGAGAGGATCAGGGCACCGGTTTTTGAGTCGAGATTCCCGGTGGGCTCATCCGCCAGCAGGATAGCAGGGCGGTGGATGAGCGCACGCGCGATGGCAGTGCGTTGCATCTCGCCACCAGAGAGCTGGTGGGGGAAATGATGATGCCGGGAGGACATCCCGACGGTAGTCAAAAGTTCCCTAGCCCGGCCCACGGCTTCTTGGTGCGGGATACTCTTGAGCATGAGTGGGAGCAGGACATTTTCCTCTACCGTCAGCGTCGGTAGGAGGTTAAAGAACTGGAAGACAATCCCGATATGGGTCCGGCGAAAAAGTGTCAGGGAACGGTCATTGCCGGAAACAATCGATTCATCATGGAAAGTGATATCACCCTCATCCGGGACATCTAATCCTCCCAGCAGGTGCAAGAGTGTGCTTTTGCCACAACCACTCGGGCCTGTAATGGCGATGAATTCCCCTTGGGCAATTTGTGTGGAAAGCCCCCGCAAGGCATGGACACGGTTTTCGCCATTGGAGTAAGATTTTGAAATGTTCTTGATCTCAATCATAACACCCCCATCTTGGACTGAATCATTTCCGTGTCAATTTAGCACATCGATAAATGGTAAATGTTTCTGATGTGCTATTCTGTCGCTCTAATATCACACAAGCGAAACAAATTCGACTCATGACTGTCACAGGGGGGTGTCTATATTTATCTCGTTATGGGATTAGATACATTAAAGATAAAAGAGTTAGTTTATACACGGGACTATATCCATTGTGATACTCCGGTGAAACAAGCCCATGAGATATTCAATAACTACCAGGGTAGTTTCATGGCTGTGACGAATAACGAGACGATTGTCGGGATCATCGGCAAGGAATTCCTTCTCGCGAAGCTCGGTTCCCGATTCGGGTGGGCGCTGCATGCCGATAAAACCGTAAAATCACTCATGGATCCTGCGCCCTTGATCGTGGATGGGAATCTCTCGGTGATCGATATATCCCGGAGTGTGAGGAAACGGAATGATGATAATTTTTTTGATGATTTAATTGTTGCCGCTGACGGGGAGTTTTGTGGTTTAATCGCGGTAAAATCGCTTATTATCCATCAATTCAAGGATCTGGAGAGGAAGTCCCTTGAAATCGACGAGCAAAGGGACATTCTTGCCGATACCATATCCACACACTTAATCGATAAGGCCGGAGGTGCCGAAGCGGTTCAGAAAAAAGTAGGCGCGATTGTCGATGCTGCTCAGATGATCGAACATAATGAGAGGAAATGGGAAAAACAACCGGCCTCCACCGAAGAGGCCAAAATGCATGGCAGACTGGAAATATTCAGTGCCATTGATTTAATGCAGATTCTTATCCAGGGAACTAAAACAGGTAAATTATCGGTGAAGACCGAGTCTGGAATGGGTAAACAAACTTATGACATTTATTTGGTTAATGGGAATATCGTTCATGCCTTTGGTATGCAGAGGAAGTCTCTCGACGCACTTTATCGGGCATTGATGCTTCAGAGTGGTGAGTTCGATTTTATTTTCGGAGAAAAAGCCCCTGAGAATTCGATTTCCGGGAACTCAATGGGAATGTTGCTCGAGGCTTGTCGTTTGCAGGACGAAGAACTAACCAGAAGTGCGGTTGCCGTTTGACGGTTTTGCAGTTTTGAGAGTTTTTGGCGTGAAATCTGCCCTGCTACAGGTCGATTCAGGACGCGTAAGGAAATCGGTTGAAATGATCAATAAAATCGTCCATAATTTATCTAATAATGCGAATACATTTTCAAACAAAAGTATTTTTCATGGCTGTCTTTGTTGGCTTTTTTCTGGTTACGGGGACTTTTGCCGCCCAGACGATTGTTTTGGATCCTGGTCATGGTGGGCATGATAATGGGGGGATTCCCGGCCAGAGAATAAAAGAAAAAGTCATCGCGTTGGATGTGAGTCTCAGAGCCCGTAAGCTTTTAATCCAGCAGGGATATAATGTCGTCATGACACGGACCACCGATGTCTTTATCCCGTTGCCAAATCGGGCTTATATCGCGAATGCTCACCCAGACGCCCTCTTGATCAGTGTCCATTTAGATTCCGCACGGAATTGTAGCGCCAGGGGAGTCTCCGCTTTTTATTATGGCCGCAAAAGCCGTGCTTTAGCTCTGACGCTTTTAAACGAAATGCTTTGCAAAATGCCGCACACACATAATAGAGATTTTAGGAACCGTGACTTAGCCGTTCTCCGCCGGAGTAAAAATCCGGCAGCCTTGGTCGAGCTTGGTTTTTTAACCAATCCCGATGAAGGCAAACGCTTTTTAAGTCCGGATTTCCGACAAAAGGCTGCTGAGACTCTCGTTGCAGGCATTATTAAATATAATGAACGTTATGAGGCGTCTTCTCCAAAGACACGGCGGGGAATTACCTCTCTGGCTATGAATAATTCCAAAAAAGCAGATACCGAATAAGTTTTTTCTGGTGGGTACAGCCCTGAGCGGCTAAATACATAGCCTCATGAAACCAAGTTTTTTTGTTCGCGGGGATTTGGACGGATTTTTCGGTCTCTTTATTGATAATCTACTCCAGCTCATGTTGATCGCCGTATTTCTCCCGGCGGTTTGCGGATTTGAACCAGCTTTTGTTTTTGGCACCATTTTGCCGGGAGCAGCCATTTCGATCCTTTTTGGGAATGTTTATTATAGTTGGCAGGCGTGGCGGATGGCTAAACGCGAGAATCGTAATGATATCACAGCCCTTCCTTACGGGATAAATACGGTGAGTCTGGTGGCCTTTATTTTCCTGATAATGGCCCCGATCTATTCGGAGACAAAAAATACGACACTCGTCTGGCAAGCCGGGATATTCGCTTGTTTCCTGAGCGGAGTCATCGAGATGATCGGTGCCTTTGCAGGAAACTGGCTGAGGAAGGTCACCCCGCGTGCGGCTTTATTATCCGCACTGGCGGGCATCGCGATGACATTTATCGCTATGGGATTTATCTTCCAGCTTTTTGCTTCACCCGCCATCGCGATTCTACCCATGATGATGATCCTTTTGGCTTATGCGGGCGGGGTGAAGTTTCCCTTTTCATTTCCCGGTGGTTGTATCGCTGTCCTTGTCGGGGTGGCCCTCGGTTGGTTATTGATCCCGATGGGTTGGTCTTCCTTTGCGCCTTCTGCGGAAGACGTCCAGATCGGACTCTACCTGCCAAAGCCTGTTCCTCAGGATTTATTTGCCCTCCTGAGCGACCCCCTCGGCTGGAAATATTTTGCGATTATCCTGCCCATGAGCCTTTTTAATATCATCGGTTCACTGCAAAATCTCGAAAGTGCAGAAGCCGCCGGAGACAAATTCCCCACGCGTTCATCCCTGCTCGTGAATGGACTGGGCAGTATTGTCGCCTCATTTTTCGGGAGTGCATTCCCGACGACGATTTACATCGGGCATCCCGGATGGAAAGCCATGGGCGCCCGGGTGGGGTATTCGCTCCTGAATGGGGTCGTGATTACCGCTTTGATCCTGATGGGGGGCATGACACTGGTTTTGAAGGTGGTCCCGATCGAGGCGACCTTGGGCATTTTGCTCTGGATCGGATTGATCATCATGGCCCAAGCTTACCAAGCCACTCCCCGGAAACACGCCCTCGCCGTTTCTATGGGGCTCGTGCCTTGCCTTGCGGCGTGGGCACTTTTTTTGATCGAGACCTCCTTGCGTGTGGCAGGAACGAGTCTTTTTGCCACCGCACCGAAATTTGGCAATGATCTTTTTATTTACGGGATCATCGCCCTTAATCAGGGGTTTGTCATTACCGCCATGATCTTTTCGGCCATTGTCGTCTATCTGGTGGAGAAAGACTTTTTGAAAGCTTCTATTTGGTGTTTTGCGGCGGCTGTCCTTGCCTTCTTCGGATTGATCCACGCTTTTAGCCTGGATCACATCGGGCTGCAGCCGGTTTTTGAGCTCATGGCTGCACCGAGATTTGTTTTTGCCTATACACTGACCGGGATAGTTTTCCTCGCCGCCCACTTTTTGATCAAGGACAAAAGCAAATTGCACGCGGAGATTTGATGCGTTTATCGAAGACAGTTTATCTCGAAGGCAGCCCTGAAAAAGCGGCACGGTTTTTCCTGGGCAAATTGCTCTGT harbors:
- a CDS encoding DUF4388 domain-containing protein, producing the protein MGLDTLKIKELVYTRDYIHCDTPVKQAHEIFNNYQGSFMAVTNNETIVGIIGKEFLLAKLGSRFGWALHADKTVKSLMDPAPLIVDGNLSVIDISRSVRKRNDDNFFDDLIVAADGEFCGLIAVKSLIIHQFKDLERKSLEIDEQRDILADTISTHLIDKAGGAEAVQKKVGAIVDAAQMIEHNERKWEKQPASTEEAKMHGRLEIFSAIDLMQILIQGTKTGKLSVKTESGMGKQTYDIYLVNGNIVHAFGMQRKSLDALYRALMLQSGEFDFIFGEKAPENSISGNSMGMLLEACRLQDEELTRSAVAV
- a CDS encoding N-acetylmuramoyl-L-alanine amidase; this translates as MAVFVGFFLVTGTFAAQTIVLDPGHGGHDNGGIPGQRIKEKVIALDVSLRARKLLIQQGYNVVMTRTTDVFIPLPNRAYIANAHPDALLISVHLDSARNCSARGVSAFYYGRKSRALALTLLNEMLCKMPHTHNRDFRNRDLAVLRRSKNPAALVELGFLTNPDEGKRFLSPDFRQKAAETLVAGIIKYNERYEASSPKTRRGITSLAMNNSKKADTE
- a CDS encoding NCS2 family permease, whose product is MKPSFFVRGDLDGFFGLFIDNLLQLMLIAVFLPAVCGFEPAFVFGTILPGAAISILFGNVYYSWQAWRMAKRENRNDITALPYGINTVSLVAFIFLIMAPIYSETKNTTLVWQAGIFACFLSGVIEMIGAFAGNWLRKVTPRAALLSALAGIAMTFIAMGFIFQLFASPAIAILPMMMILLAYAGGVKFPFSFPGGCIAVLVGVALGWLLIPMGWSSFAPSAEDVQIGLYLPKPVPQDLFALLSDPLGWKYFAIILPMSLFNIIGSLQNLESAEAAGDKFPTRSSLLVNGLGSIVASFFGSAFPTTIYIGHPGWKAMGARVGYSLLNGVVITALILMGGMTLVLKVVPIEATLGILLWIGLIIMAQAYQATPRKHALAVSMGLVPCLAAWALFLIETSLRVAGTSLFATAPKFGNDLFIYGIIALNQGFVITAMIFSAIVVYLVEKDFLKASIWCFAAAVLAFFGLIHAFSLDHIGLQPVFELMAAPRFVFAYTLTGIVFLAAHFLIKDKSKLHAEI
- a CDS encoding FtsX-like permease family protein — encoded protein: MRWFFSTLILRQLLRHPGLAILNITGVALGVAVFLSIQIANESSLRAFRNTLDVVAGKSQLEIIGTLGRFDEKAMETVMATEGVSAATATIEEVCAVMESPESNKPPQPSTYLRILGIDIFSNQAFRPFDFKDGKPGSAGFEISSLETLLKNHRSISITQSMADKRGLKAGDTINILVNQETIPLLIASTFTPDEGAIGADEHLAIMDIAAAQELFNAVGLLNRIDIRTDEWLTEGKLRERLDSIKTQITPFLPKNIIIQAPDRRGNKVEKMLWAFQLNLTALSLLSLVVGMFLIYNSMTTSVVRRRKEIGILRACGMSSSDVQTLFLAEAAILGFIGIILGWALGLGIAHSLTGAVAQTIRSLYLTVSIETLTIPFWLYPGVFIIGMGAVLLSAYGPAREAAQIAPTESFATGNLHQRSLLNARRSFEIGLAICIISGLSALGALYFYPPLGFFSALSLILGVAFFCPLILKTGCGLISGFCLGKGWLLPGLAARQIAQALNRTSVAVAALMAALSMMVGVSIMIHSFRSTVDAWIAQTVKADILVSSSAQLLIGPRASLSPAMVDTLRKHPDIRLVDTYAEKKITYAGQTIKAAAIPLRQVPAQNNLRLLDTTAEAMVEQIARGDGVLISDVFARKFKVTRGDILIVDTPSGKKKLKIISRYRDYTTELGIILMDESLMKKLWGDYLPQNMGLYLKDPAKLEPIRAMLIGQFAPQGELMVYSNGELKTKILDIFDQTFAITYVLRTIALVIAGLGIFQTLTVLVSERTRELGILRSIGVSQTQMKRLIITEAALLGFASGATGLIAGVILSFILCYVINLAFFRWTIEWALPVGLLFWTIPSVIMISALAALIPARRAAKLKIVECIQSE
- a CDS encoding ABC transporter ATP-binding protein, translated to MIEIKNISKSYSNGENRVHALRGLSTQIAQGEFIAITGPSGCGKSTLLHLLGGLDVPDEGDITFHDESIVSGNDRSLTLFRRTHIGIVFQFFNLLPTLTVEENVLLPLMLKSIPHQEAVGRARELLTTVGMSSRHHHFPHQLSGGEMQRTAIARALIHRPAILLADEPTGNLDSKTGALILSLFQEIAGTGDTTLILVTHSPEVAACARRQIQMSDGQITSDHTP